The Desulfovibrio piger DNA segment GCCGCCGTCATTGACGTGATAGACGCCGTGCGCTTCGGGGCGGCAGCAGCAGACGATGGCGCGGCCCACGTCGCGACCATGCACGGCCGAGACCGGGAAGCGGCGGAACATGCCGGGCGTGACGGCCACGCCGTAGCGCAGGCCCTGGAACACGGGCAGCAGGCCGCGGTCGCCGGAGCCGTAGATGATGGGCGGCCGCAGGGTGACCATGCGCTCGCCCAGGGCACGGCCCAGTATCTGTTCCACCATGAGCTTGGACCAGCCGTAGGCGGACACGGGCGCGCCGGGGGGGTCGTCGCCCCTGCCGGCGGCAGTGTCGCAGGGGCCGCTGGCGGCCAGACTGGAGACCAGCACCATGCGCTGCGGGGCCTGGCCCTGCGCGTCGAGGCGCTGCCAGGCCGTGGCCAGGGCGCGGGCGGCCTCGCTGTTGGCACGCAGATAGTCCTGCCAGCCCAGACCGAAGAGCAGGGCGGCCATGTGGATGCAGATGTCCTGGCCGCGCAGGGCTTCTTCCAGCCCGGCGCCGCTGCGCAGGTCGGCGCGGACAACCTCCACCCCGGCGGGCAGATGGTCGCGGCGGGACGTGGCGCGGGTGATGCAGGTGACGCGGGCCCCGGCAGCCACCAGCTGGGGCAGCAGGTGACGGCCCACGAAGCCGGTGCCGCCGGTGACGACGATTTTTTTGCCGTCCAGCCAGGGAGCGGGCATGCCCAGGGGAGTATCGGCGCTATGGCTCATGACACGATCTCCTTGCGGTACAGGCGGTAACGTTTGGTGATCCGCCCGGAAAAGTCTTCGATGAGGTCATTGACGGCCATGTTGTCCTCCAGCACCCACGAGCCTTCCACCTGGCAGAACTCGGGATGGCGGCGGGCCTGTTCCAGCATGTAGTCCAGCAGGAGCAGGGGCAGGCCCAGCAGGCGGAACTCTTCGCGGATGCCGAAGAGGATCATGCGGTACTTGCCGCGCATCTCGCCGCGCGCCTGCCAGTAATGCCAGAGGGCGCTCAGGCCCAGCTTGCCGTTGAGGCGCTTGAGCAGGGGATTGAAGTCCGGCAGGGCCACCATGCCCGCGGCGGGCTCGCCGTCATGGAAGAAGAGGACGAAGAAATCGGGGTTGAGCAGGCCCTTGAGCTC contains these protein-coding regions:
- a CDS encoding NAD-dependent epimerase/dehydratase family protein, whose translation is MSHSADTPLGMPAPWLDGKKIVVTGGTGFVGRHLLPQLVAAGARVTCITRATSRRDHLPAGVEVVRADLRSGAGLEEALRGQDICIHMAALLFGLGWQDYLRANSEAARALATAWQRLDAQGQAPQRMVLVSSLAASGPCDTAAGRGDDPPGAPVSAYGWSKLMVEQILGRALGERMVTLRPPIIYGSGDRGLLPVFQGLRYGVAVTPGMFRRFPVSAVHGRDVGRAIVCCCRPEAHGVYHVNDGGCYAMADFYRAMARAMGKKACILRLPLCFLGLTALLSTLGGSLLAALGRKGRAPNWNLDKYREARQSGWTCDASRLREELGYAPALTLDQGMQEAVEGYRREGLL